AAATTCTTTTCCGTTCAAAGAGTCGTGACAGGCGCGTAAGTCTCGCGCGTAGTAAATTCAGGTGGCTTGCGGGTCCCGCAGCCTTGTCCTTTCCTCGGCTTTAAATCTGTTTCCCTCTCCCTCGCCTTCCCGAATCCCCAATTGCTCTCTCCGGTCTGCGATCGCGTCTACCTTCCGATCCCCCAGAAGTCCGAAAGGTACGCAATTCTCGTCCTAGATTTGCTCTACAGTCGTTCACATCTGCCTCACTCCCACTGCGTTCTGCCGCCGCATAATGCTTTGTATAGCTTCTCAATCGATCGACATTTTGACACTCAAGGGTAGATACCTGCTGTTTTTGATACCAAACGCCTCTCATTGGATTCTCCTTTGAAGCAATTGGGCTCTCTCTGTGTGGTTTCTGCAGTAAATCTAGAGTTCTTTCTCTGTTGAGGCAATTTGAGGTTAAATTGCGGGCGGATttgaattttcttcttttttgcttcATCAGTGTCTTTTTAGCGTCTGAGTCAAGCTGGATGCACTAACCGAATGCAGTTGAATTCCAAGTTCTATTTGTGCCTCTTCACGCTGAAACTACAATGCTAGCGTTAGTTTTATTTATTAGTTGATTGTCTAATCTGCCCTATCACTTTGTAGATCTAGAGGTTGGAAATTTTGATATGCCCAAGGCGGCACAAATTTCTACTGAATGATTCCCCAGATTACATATAATGTTATTCTATCTGGTGATGGGGATAGTGATGGATGTTATCGTACAAAATCTTGAACGTGTTAATGCTTTTATGTTATTCTAAATGGGAATGATGATCTGGTTTTGATCTCAAGCTGTTTCGCAAAGAAAATGGCACTTGATTGCAAATGCTTGGAGATGACTGACAAGGATTTAAAGGTCACAAGAAGGTTACTAAAGAGGAATTTGGTGAAAAATATGGTCTATGGTATTGTCAATTTTATGTGCCAGCCATTTCGGCATCCTTGTGCAGCATTTTTTCCTTGATACAACTGACAGTTGTATCCGGCCATCGGATACTAATTTAGTATTAGGGAAATTGGGCTTTTATCTttcctttgtgtgtgtgtgtgtgtgtggatgcACATTAGGAAAGGCATTATATTATATCCAGATGTGATCTTTTGAATGAGCAACTAGCTGATGTACAGTATGATTGATCTGTCATTCACTAATCATTAGGTCAGGCTTCTATAGGGCCAATTTGATTTACGTTTTCATGTTATTTTCGTTTACTCTTGTTActtttatttcaatatattttatgattatcCTGCAAGAGTAAAAAATATTTGGTCAGTTTCTTGGTAAAAATGTTAAGTCTTCTGGGATCTAAAGTAGGTTTAATAGCTCAAGCAGATCCATATGTACTGTTGGCATACTTAGGATCGGTAACTTGTTTAGTTGCGATCAATGATTATCTTTCAAATTGGAAATTGTGATGGATTGCAGCTAATAAGTTTCAGCCCTTTAATAGAAGTGCATGTTTAGGTACGATTTATGAGATGGAATACTTTTTTCAAGAAGCTAGTACTGGAGAGGGAGATTCACCTTTGTCTTTGATCAAGGTGTTTCTGCTATTTGACTTAGGTTGTCCTGAAAGATTCTTCGGGTTGAATAGGCTTTAGATTGAAAAACTGAAATTTATGGGAACTTAGGAAGATATTCTGCAGTCAATGGAGACTTTACCCATAAGGTGTGATGAAGGATGATTTCTGATAAACAATAAGGTCCCCTCTTCTGCCAAAGGAAAATATGGATTGGTTGTAATATTGTAAAATAGCATGTTTCATGCTTTGCAAATGGTTATGTCAAGACAAAATTTTTAATGGTTTTGCTGGGCTGCTTACGATTTTGTTTCTACGAGGCTCATTTATGATGCTTATAAAATTTTGGCCATAACCATTGTGATTACGTTGTCCTGAATATGACTTATGGGCAATAAATGGAACTTACAAGAAGTGGCTGTTACCATTATTTAATGTTGTCTATCATCGCCAGCATTGATATGTATTTTCTTGATTAGGATTTTAAACTAGGCGTCTGTTGGGTGTCTTACCTGTCTAGTGTTTTCAGTATCTAGTGAAGGGAGGTGCTTGTTTCTATCTCACAACTTGGTATTAATAAAGATATAATCTGGATCCTGGTAAAATAAGAGGGACTTTTGAATTCCTAAGGCTGAGATGCTAAATCACTATATATGAATTTTCCATATTTTCTGAAGATTAGACAagcttattaattatattttcaattaacatactgataatatttttttatcttctccaCAAGCTTTAGAGTCAAATTCTTGTATAGTTTGCTCTTAGAAATGCTTTTACCAATGGCTTGAATATGAAGCCATTAATTCAATTGTCACTGCATAggtcacttgagttttctaatGAATTTTATGCTATTCTTTCCTGATGATGACATTGTTGGTTAAGCTCTGCTGGTTCCGGATTTTTTATGTAAATCCATTTAGAGGTTGTAGGTACTCTGAAAATCAAAGTACTTCAACATGATTAACACTTCAGTATTGTTGCCACTAATAATTTACTATTTTTCCCCAAGAGTTTTTATTTACAGTAATATGCAAGTGAAAAAAATCCTTGTATCTATTCACATTGTCTGTTGTGTGCAATTTTGTCAACCATTtactgcaaaaaagaaaaaaaaagactggTGTGCTCGCCATAAGAGAGCCACCAACAACAGAACACAAACAAAAAGCAAAGTCTGTCATATGTGGTAAAGTTTATGATGTATTATAGAACCAAGTTTAAGATAATACGGCAAAAATGCACtgtaatataattaatttcatatcttTAAAAATCTCTAAAAAACATTATTTGTCAATTATCTCATCGTTTTTTATGAACTGATTGTGGCTTGTTATGAGATTCCTTAAGTTTTGGCAATCCAATAGATAACTTCTGCTATTTGTATATGGTTGTGGTCTTTGATCGAGGATGAAATATCCATTGACATGCATAAGTGTACAGAACCTGTTCTAGGGTAAGACCAACTTGAAGGTGAGTGTTGTATGCATTTTCGAAGTTCTTATTTATTCAGCTGACATGTAGATGCCTATGTTATTCAAGGACTCTCCGAACCAAGAAATCATAATtttgtgttgggtccagcccatatatgCTTGGACTGGATGATTGGATCTttcagcccaaatcaataattaaaaagaGATAAAAAAGAGACTTGCGTGCAGTAGTTGGAAGGAAGCAAAAGGTCTTTTTTTTTTGCCTGCAGCCAACGTGGCGGCGCATACGAAGAGAAAataatagagagagaaaaaggagagagataATTAGGATTTTGAGTTTTTCTAGTTGACGATTAGTGGTTAAACTTTATCAGTTTTGATCGAAATTATATGTGAAGAATTCTTGCAGTAAACTTTAGAATCTTAACGGTGCTAATCTATAGTTTATCATCTTTGAGATACTTTTCTACTATATCTACTTAGTGAGatctaaatttttcttttgatgAGATTATCTATGATGATATACTATTCTTGAATCAAgttatatgatcttgatgttattctaatccttttattttagagaagatttattataaacctgttatcattattagtaATAGTGAAAGTTTGAAGTGGATTATGGTCATATAGTTTTTTTCAGTTTTTCGCATTAAAATTTAGTCTCAATTGAATCATTGTTCTGCTGTTTATGTTGTTTTGGTTAATATAtgtttttgatatcaagttggtattttaacGAGGAAggcaggaaaaaaaaattatttcgttATAACATATTTTTTCCAACATTTTGGATTATAATCCAATAGATAACTTCATATTTGTTTATTATTGTGGTCCTTCATCAAATATCCATATAGATGTCTCTAGTATTCGAGGACTCTCCAAACCAACAAGTCATAATTTTGAAGCATTATTATGATTTATCATTTAGTATAGTCAAATGTGGTCACTCTATGCACATCTCTAGTTACTCTGTCTAAAATTTATCAACTGCTCTAAAACTAGGACAGTTCTGCcaccaaaatttattttatatgggGGATGTTTCTGTCATAATCATGCCGCATTATATATGAACTTGAAGCTGTACTTTGCATAGTGTCACATCTGGTAAACTGTAGAAGTACAAATGGGACGTGGAGTGAGCAGTGGAGGGGGTCAGAGTTCTTTGGGCTACTTGTTTGGTGGCAGTGAAGCTTTTAAACTGCTTCTGATGATGTTGCACCAGTTCAAAAGCCCGCTCCTCCACCCCCAGTCGACAAAGAGATTCCCGCTGGTATCCAAAGCAGTCAAGCAAAAAACTGCTATCTGGCAGATGGACAGAGCTGTGGCAATTTTATCACTGTATGATATCACTGGCTCAACTAGTTTTAATTTTCAATACAAATAGATGCGTTAAAGGGGTAATGCATTCTACAAATATAACTTCACATCCACAATTGAAATTGTTGGATAAAGTCTTAATCTGGTAGTTTTTTAGATAAACAGAGTTGCCTAAGGTATGCAGAATCGCTTTGGTTAACATGCAACCAAAAGAACAGTGTTTCTCCTATTCAACATTGATTGCCTTCGCATAATTGAACTCTTTCCTCTATCTCTGCTCGTTGATTGCTCTTGTTATTGCCTCGATATTAACTAGAAGTTCATGTTTTGTAGCTTTTAGTGTGTGAAGTTTGATGTAACACCAGCAATTTCTCAACCCAAAACTTTTGTCTAACACCAGCAATTGGGAAACTCTGATGTTAAGTTGAATATCTAACCATTAAATTATGTTGATTCTCATATCAGTCTCGAATTACCTAAATATGATATAAATTCTGATTGATTTGCTTCTAAGGTGGGAATGATACCAATTTTCATTGTTTTATGATCTGGTATATATTTTTTAGTCTGTTACCGCTGGATAACATGCAGTTCTGGCAAGGTTGATATGCACTCATTATGTTTGTTTTATATGAATTGTAATGCAAATGTTTTATGCTTCTTAAATTCAAAATAGTCCTTTGTACAGGACTAATTGTGTATTCTTCTGCGATTCACATGCTTTGAAATAAAAGGTGCATGTTGCTTCCTGGTGGTGGTTCTTCCCTTGCTATTTTTTTTAATAGGTTAATtatgggttaattatatattatcccttgtaattagttatttttagtattttgatccttatactttcaagttaaattgagatttttatatttacaaacgtgaaatatttaatttcgttgctccaataattttttttctttttttatttttaatcatgtaaaattattcttttaatcCTATATTGGGACATCGATGTTTTTCTTTCGTAAATATAAAGATCTCAatgaaatactaaagataattaattacatgGAATGATAATATTCTTTTCGTAAGTATAGAGATCTCaataaaatactaaagataattaattatatgggATAATATGTAATGTTTAGTAATCGATGtgattaattatagattactcttctaattagttatttttaatattttaatatttatacttttaaaagttcctttaagatctttatatttacgaaaataaaatatttaatcttattacttcaataaattttttttaattttataaaattattttttaatctttgtaGCATCTTAATATTttagatcttaatataatttttgaaagtatatggattgaaatattaaaaatgatTAATCATAAGAGATAATCAATATTTAGTCGGTAACTAATGTTATTTTCGAATGTTTTTTTTAAAACAGTGAGATTTGAAAATATTGCATATGGCATCTATCAGCGAGACTACATGGTAATATCATACTAAAAATATTGAAATTATGTGGAAACGTAAGATATTGCCAATGGAGAAACTTTACTTGCATGGTAATATCATACTAAAAGTCATTAAATCTTGTGTTTGCTAATCGTTGTCAAGGATTTGTTCATCCTTAAACATATCACACGGTACTTGGACCGAGGGGTGGTGTCACATTTGACACATCTGATGGGCGGGACCCACACGCATTAGGGCTAAAAGACGGCAGCAGCAGCTTTCAGGGGGCGTCTTAAACCACGTAAAACAACATTTTCCATGCAGAGCGGCATGCATGCACCGGTACGTGGGTGGTGAGAGTGCTTTAATGGTAGTGCAGCAgctgcagcggcagcagcagcagcagcagcagcagcgcggGGGGAACCCTAAAAGGAGACGGAGAGTCCATTATTCCACATGCATGCTGAGAGGACAGGAGTAATTGAATTGGAGAGGTTGTTGTGCGTGTTGTCTACTCTTTCTTTTGCTCCATCCATCTTTTAATAGCCTGCGTATCCACCATCTTCATGTGGGAGGAGTAAGGTTACTACTGTGTTCAGTCAGTCTGGTAGCGTCTCATAAATTCAATAAAACACATGAATAAATCAAAACAGATTTATTTCTGTTTGTGATGATGGTGTCGAGTTAAATGAGAACAAGAAAACATATCAGTGATCAAGGAACAGtaaacgcaggactagcttccacCGAGCATTCATTTCACATCCAGCTAGCCAGCACTACAACGTGCATGGACATAAATTTCCCTGAGAAAACCTGCAAAAGATGGCACCCAAACTCATATTCTCCACACAGGAGTGATGTCCTCCAGCCTTGACCAGCCTCCGAGCATGACAACACACTCCGCTTCAGCATCGTCCTTCTCGCTTTCCTCCGTCCCTCAGCACCTGCGACTGAGTTGAATGGTCATGGTGTTCCATCAAATCATTCGTTCGACAACCAGACACGCCCAGCAGCCACGGCTGCAGCCAAGGACGGTGGGAGAGACAGAAACCGCCTCGAAGACCATCACCGCAGCGAGGAAGACCAGCACCCGGTTCACTCCATGTACAATGCGCATGTGTTGAATGGTCCTTGGCCTTCAGAGATTGATAGCAACTCCAGACCCGATAACGTCAGTGCTTAGGTTGCACGGCTCAAACATGCGCCAGGTGGGTTCTGACAACTGCACCAGGTCGGGCACTGCGGGGGAGGGGAGAGTTGATGGCTGGAGGGACAAGAGGAGACGGGCTTTGTGCGTTCATGGAGTTCACATGCTGCATGAGAACAAGGGGAAGATGGTTGTAGGCTTGCAGAGCACCAAGGAGAGATGCAGTAGCTCTAGGGTTTCTACAGGATGCAGGTATCTGCCAAGCATCTCGGTGCATGGCTGGCCTCAAAACCTGAAGCAGATTTTTGTTGTAGGTCTCTAGAATGCCTGAGATGGGGGATCGGGTGAAGCATCAAGTTCAGCTTCCTGTTCCTTGGGATCATGCTATTAAAGGCTTCGGCTTTGCGAGCATATGTGCTAAGAGCATGACAGGCATACATGTCCTCACATTTGTTGGCACGCCTAATGATGTTCTTATTCATAGGCCTTCCCTTTCACTCACGATGCTTCATGATTGTGCCCTTTTTAATGTTCGATTCATTTACCAACAGATTCATCACCCATACACATCAAAGGACATATATACTCCATCACTGTGATGATAGATAGTGACTATCATTTCATTTGGaaaccatttttttttttgtttgaatttTCACGATGAGAAATCATATGCATCACATCCATTGATGAGTAGTGaaacataataattattatttactaaactGCATTGTtcaaaaaataaaactataataGCTCTACCAATTGTCTTTGTTGTTCAGAATGATACAGACTATTGATATCCACTTTAATTGATTAATATGAGTTGGCTGATACAAGCATTTCATAGCTAAATTTTCCACTGAAAACACACACAGATGTGAATATTATTTGAAAAATGATTAAAAGTTTATTTCGAGTTTATCTTCGTTCCAAGGAAATGCCAAGAATAATGGGGCGGCCCCGCCACGTGCGTGGGGCCGCAGGCGGTGGGGATCGAATCCCGACCGTGCGATCCGGTGGTCCCCGCAGGCTCCGAGCCGTCAATCTGAGGTGGTACGGCCTCGGGGAGCGGAACGATGACAGGCGGCGCCCGCGACCGCCACCTGCCACGCCGCCAGGCCCGGCCGCACGTGGCGTATCCCGTGACGCCTCCCCCGTCGCGCCACGTGTGCTGTCCCGCTCGGTTCCTCGAATCATTGCCCGCCGCTCCCATTTATTGCCGGGCCCCACTGCGCCCCCGCTCCCTCGTACGCTTCCCTCCGACGCCACTCTCTATGCGTACACAAATCTTCTCCGTTCATTTTAAATAATCAACGGTCGATAAAGAATCGTACGTGCGTCGCATATACTATTATATGCGGACAGTTGTTTCGACCGGACGTTTCCTGAGTTACCGTCTCCTCGGGGATTGCATTAACGGTGCCAGTTTATCGAAATGACGAAATTACCCTCCGAGGGTAAGGGTTGATGTGTAATTTAATGTTACCCATGGCGAAGGGAAGGAGTGGCTGTAACGCTTAACCACTGATCGGGTTAAAAGGTTAACCATGGGAACCCAACCCCGGTTCACAACCCGCGAGAACCACTATATAACCGCCAGTCCCCGCTCTTCTTCCCTCGCCCCTTCCCCTGGCTTCTTCGCTTGCAGAACATTGCAGAACAACCCCCCATAGAACCCTTCCGCTCGATCTCGACCTCGATTCCGCCGCGCAACCCCTCCCGTTCCTCTAAAGATCGCGACTTTCCTTCCCTACGCCCTTGAATCCACCCCTTGAGCTGCTGCTTGACGCCGCCGATGTCGTCCCCTGACGTGGACGCCGCATCCCTCATCGTATTCCTCCCCCGAACCGCCCTCTCCCCCATCCTCGCTGTCGTCCTCATTGCCTTTTCCGTTCTCTGGTTCTGCCCTGGCGGCCTCGCCTGGGCGTTCTCCAAGGCCCATGCTTGCTCCATCCCCGGCCCGCCTGGTTTCGTGTCCGCCCTCTCCGGCGACGCCGCTCACCGGGTGCTCGCGGGGCTCGCCAATTCGCTCAAAGCCGTCGATTTGATGGCCTTCTCCGTGGGCCTCACTCGGTTCGTCGTGTCGAGCCATCCCGACACGGCGAAGGAGATCCTCAACAGTTCGGCCTTCGCCGACCGCCCCATCAAGGAGTCCGCCTACATGCTCCTCTTCCACCGCGCCATGGGGTTCGCCCCGTTCGGCGAGTACTGGAGGAACCTGAGGCGGGTTTCCGCCACCTACTTGTTCAGCCCTCGGCGGATTGCCGCGGCCGGCGAGCACCGGAGGGCGATCGGAGAGCAAATGGTGGCTGACATCCGAGACCTGATGGCGAAGAACGGCGTCGTGGAGGTGAAGAAACTCCTGCACTTCGGGTCTCTGAACAATGTCATGATGAGTGTCTTTGGCAAAAGATTCGATTTTGGCAAGGGTGAGGGGTTGGAGTTGGAGGGGCTTGTCAAGGAAGGGTACGAGCTGCTTGGTGTGTTCAATTGGGCGGATCACTTTCCTCTGCTGGGGTGGCTGGACTTGCAGGGTGTGAGGAAGAGGTGCAGGGCTCTGGTGAAGAGGGTAAACGCCTTTGTGGGGAGCATCATAGAGGAGCA
The DNA window shown above is from Musa acuminata AAA Group cultivar baxijiao chromosome BXJ2-4, Cavendish_Baxijiao_AAA, whole genome shotgun sequence and carries:
- the LOC135610461 gene encoding cytochrome P450 78A5-like produces the protein MSSPDVDAASLIVFLPRTALSPILAVVLIAFSVLWFCPGGLAWAFSKAHACSIPGPPGFVSALSGDAAHRVLAGLANSLKAVDLMAFSVGLTRFVVSSHPDTAKEILNSSAFADRPIKESAYMLLFHRAMGFAPFGEYWRNLRRVSATYLFSPRRIAAAGEHRRAIGEQMVADIRDLMAKNGVVEVKKLLHFGSLNNVMMSVFGKRFDFGKGEGLELEGLVKEGYELLGVFNWADHFPLLGWLDLQGVRKRCRALVKRVNAFVGSIIEEHKQGRTIGAVVDGAGSFVDVLLGLQKEEKLSDADMVAVLWEMIFRGTDTVAILLEWIVARVVLHPDIQSKAQSEIDSVVGTSRPVCDADIASFPYLQAIVKESLRLHPPGPLLSWARLAIHDVHVGDHFIPAGTTAMVNMWAITHDGSVWAEPNEFKPERFMVEDVNVLGSDLRLAPFGAGRRVCPGKAMGLATVHLWLAQLLQSFKWVPADGGVDLSESLKMSLEMKKPLVCKAVARC